A region from the Silene latifolia isolate original U9 population chromosome 7, ASM4854445v1, whole genome shotgun sequence genome encodes:
- the LOC141590904 gene encoding heat shock factor-binding protein-like, with amino-acid sequence MDGHDSDGKQNSADMTTFVQNLLAQMQTRFQAMSDTIVTKIDEMGNRINELEQSINELKAEMGAEGSPSPMTPSKSKPAESKSQEASEEI; translated from the exons ATG GATGGACATGATTCAGATGGTAAGCAAAATTCTGCAGACATGACAACTTTT GTGCAAAACCTTCTTGCGCAGATG CAAACCAGATTTCAAGCTATGTCTGACACTATTGTTACTAAGA TTGATGAGATGGGTAATCGTATCAATGAGCTTGAGCAGAGCATTAATGAACTGAAGGCTGAGATGGGAGCTGAAGGATCTCCATCACCAATGACACCATCGAAATCTAAACCAGCCGAAAGCAAATCACAGGAAGCTTCTGAAGAAATCTAA
- the LOC141591793 gene encoding protein LOW PSII ACCUMULATION 1, chloroplastic-like: MALTSFAYPHQIVFSLSKLPQDSTFTPATKSWIQLSSAAQKRLQLSYITCSSSSPSSSQETTSETAESCVNLGLSLFSKGRVREALEQFDVALTLNPNVMESQAALYNKACCHAYRGEGKQAAECLRTALKEYDLKFGTILNDPDLASFRATPEFKELQEEARLGGEDIGYSFRRDLKLISEVQAPFRGVRRFFYVAFAAAAGISTFFTIPRLILAIQGGDNAPDLVNTATNAGINIGGFVVLVALFLWENKKEEEQLAQISRNETLSRLPLRLSTNRVVELVQLRDTARPVILAGRKESVSLAMRKAEKFRSELLRRGVLLVPVIWGEGKAAPVVKKGFGSSEKTATALPSIGDEFEKRAQSVTAKSKLQAEVRFKAEAVSPGEWERWIKDQQKSEGVTPGEDVYILLRLDGRIRRSGRGMPDWEQILSELPAMDDLLSQLEK; this comes from the exons ATGGCACTCACTTCATTTGCATATCCACATCAAATTGTCTTCTCCTTATCAAAATTACCCCAAGATTCAACCTTTACACCTGCAACAAAATCATGGATTCAACTTTCTTCAGCTGCACAAAAAAGGCTTCAACTTTCTTACATTACTTGTTCTTCTTCTTCACCATCATCATCACAAGAAACTACCTCTGAGACTGCTGAATCATGTGTTAATTTGGGTCTTTCTCTTTTTTCCAAAGGAAGG GTTAGAGAAGCACTAGAACAGTTCGATGTGGCCCTTACATTGAATCCTAATGTTATGGAATCTCAAGCAGCACTTTACAATAAAGCATGTTGTCATGCTTACAG GGGTGAAGGAAAGCAAGCTGCTGAGTGTTTGCGCACTGCTCTTAAAGAATATGATCTCAAATTTGGTACCATCCTCAATGATCCAGACTTGGCTTCATTCAGAGCAACACCAGAATTCAAGGAGTTGCAAGAAGAG GCAAGACTTGGTGGTGAGGATATAGGCTATAGTTTTAGGAGAGACCTCAAGCTCATTAGTGAAGTCCAAGCTCCATTCCGTGGAGTTAGAAGATTCTTTTATGTGGCTTTTGCCGCAGCTGCAGGAATTTCAACTTTTTTCACAATACCGCGGTTAATCCTTGCAATTCAAGGAGGAGATAATGCTCCTGATCTTGTAAACACAGCTACAAATGCAGGCATTAATATTGGAG GTTTTGTAGTTCTGGTGGCACTATTTTTGTGGGAGAATAAGAAAGAGGAGGAGCAGCTAGCGCAAATTTCTCGAAATGAAACTCTGTCAAGGTTACCATTACGGCTTTCTACAAACCGCGTGGTGGAACTTGTGCAGCTGCGAGATACTGCAAGACCG GTAATTCTGGCTGGGAGAAAGGAGAGTGTTTCATTGGCAATGCGGAAAGCCGAAAAGTTTAGGAGTGAACTCCTTAGAAGAGGTGTTCTTTTAGTTCCTGTCATTTGGGGTGAAGGCAAGGCAGCTCCAGTAGTGAAGAAAGGCTTTGGGAGTTCTGAGAAGACTGCTACTGCTCTTCCTTCTATAGGG GATGAATTTGAGAAACGAGCTCAGTCTGTAACTGCAAAATCAAAGCTGCAAGCTGAGGTGCGGTTCAAGGCCGAGGCGGTGTCTCCAGGAGAATGGGAAAG GTGGATAAAGGACCAACAAAAATCTGAAGGAGTTACACCTGGTGAGGACGTGTACATATTACTACGCCTAGATGGTCGTATCCGCAGATCTGGCAGG GGAATGCCCGACTGGGAACAAATTTTATCAGAGCTTCCTGCGATGGACGACTTGCTGAGCCAACTTGAAAAATGA
- the LOC141589745 gene encoding uncharacterized protein LOC141589745, with product MDPETTSLLSRQPSGIRALPSNDDDDDDDETDDDYETNYDYSYYRNNSFNKSNKFNENNTNLIDNDSNISSNTSLSSGNNVGLVELEESDAFVDDPVEEMVGEMVGNPQNDVFETGSGLGSGSGSKVGVPVAKVSGEGDTDVGSGEDDEGSEIEELYGVQRVVPRVRVLDDEDDEEEEEEEGEEWGESLEGPELERPIENEVVDEGDGDAVVDNINVDVVEAVRSGVADDG from the exons ATGGACCCAGAAACGACGTCGCTTCTTTCCCGCCAACCTTCAGGTATCCGTGCTTTACCTTCTAATGATGACGATGACGACGATGATGAAACTGATGATGATTACGAAACCAATTATGATTACAGTTATTATAGGAATAATTCGTTTAATAAATCTAATAAGTTTAATGAAAACAACACAAATTTAATTGATAATGATAGTAATATTAGCAGTAATACTAGTTTAAGTAGTGGAAATAATGTTGGGTTAGTGGAACTTGAGGAATCTGATGCTTTTGTTGATGACCCAGTTGaggaaatggtaggggaaatggtgggTAATCCTCAAAATGATGTTTTTGAAaccgggtcgggtttgggttcgGGTTCGGGTAGTAAAGTTGGTGTACCGGTGGCGAAGGTGTCGGGTGAGGGGGATACTGATGTTGGTAGTGGAGAGGATGATGAGGGTAGTGAGATTGAGGAGTTGTATGGTGTTCAAAGGGTTGTTCCGAGGGTTAGGGTTTTAGATGACGAGGACgacgaggaggaagaggaagaggaaggggAAGAGTGGGGTGAGTCTTTGGAGGGGCCGGAGTTGGAGAGACCTATTGaaaatgaggttgttgatgaggGGGATGGTGACGCGGTTGTGGATAACATAAATGTGGATGTGGTTGAAGCTGTGAGGTCAGGGGTTGCTGAT GACGGTTGA